The genomic region GTCCAAGAGCATTCCGTGGAAACCCCCGAAGGTCACGGACTCGGCTACAAACACATCCCCTATCGCCTCGTGGCGCGCAATTCCAACGGCGAAACCACCAGCATCACCGCCTTGATTAAAACCCAAGGGTCCGATACCAAACTCGTCGCCCAAATGCAGCCCTATTACGAAGCGAAAGGGCTGTCGCGCCAGCAAATCGGCAATGTTTCCGTTCCCCCCCTCGTCAGCCAAATCGGCGACGGCGAAAACGGTGGCGTCATGATGAACGAGTTCCCCGACGGCTTCAAACAGGCGATTTACGACATCGGCAAGAATGAAGGGGGCAGTTCCGGAACCGTCGCCCTCAACGGAACCGAATATCTCGAACTGATCGAAGCGGCGGGCTGTTCTCCGGAAGATTATCCGATTTGCCAACCCGTGGGACAACACAAGATCTGGCAAAAGGTGGATCCGGATAAAGCCACTTCTGAAGCCATAGAAGCGGCGATCGCCGAAATTAAGCAACACGACCACAATTTCCACGTCGAAGGGGCTTCCTGGACCAACCACATCAGTTGGGTGCAAGGTTACGAAAACGTCCTCGGGCCGATGAACGAACTCAGCGCCCTCTTCCACGAAAAAATTGACCCGATTTATAGTGAATCCCTGACACGGGAACGCCGTTATCGCGAAGCATTGCTTTACAACATGTTGGTTCAAACCAGTTGTTTTCGCTACTGGGGACAAGGAACCTGGACTGACTACGCCCGCGAACTCTATCGCCGAGGGAAAGAAATTCTCCAACGCGACTTTTAAGGCATTCTGAATCAGCCATGCCCACCAGTCCTCTCAATCTCAATTGTAAAAGAATGGTGGGCTGTTTTTTTGTGCATTTTTTGTGCATTTTTTGTACGTTTCTCGTGCATTTTTGTCCAGGTCAAAGACCCACGCCACAGGGTAAGAAACCTAAGTTTTCTCCTCTTGAATGACGTCTTGCAAAAACGGTGCCAACTCTCGATTTAGGCGACCCGATCGCACGAATTCGGCATAGGTATCGGCTTCGATCGCGAGGAGTTCTTCGCGGAACTTTTCGCGAACAAATTCTTGTAAATCCGGTTCTTGCGATCGCAGTTCCTCGATTTCTCTTTCTAACTCTTTGATTTGCCCTTCAACCAAGCTTTTTTGATAGCGATAATATTCCGGATCGATATCCGGTCGCCGTTTTTCTTCTTCGAGGCGTTCGAGAACCCGGGTTAATGCAATCCGACGGGCGATCGCTTCTAAATATTGCTGTTTCTGGCTTTGTTCTCCCAGCAGATTTAACGCTTTTAGTAACGGTTTCGTCGTCAATCCCTGAACCAATAACGTAAACAGAACCACCCCGAACACGGTGGCGATAATTTCTTCTCTGGCGTCGAGAATAATCGGAACTGATAACGCGAGGGCGATCGATACCGAACCCCGCAATCCGCCCCACCACAATACCGTCCGTTCCTGCCAATTAATATTCGATTCTACGACCCAATTACTAAATCCTCCGAGGAGATAAATCGAAACAGCCCGAGTCACTGCAACGGCGGCAATGGTAATGGCGATCGTATCTAAATTATTGCCCAAACTCGCAAATTGAATCTGATCGCCAATTAATAAAAAGACAATCGAATTGACGAAAAATGCGAGGAATTCCCAAAATTCAGTCACAATTAATCGCGTTCGCGGATTCATGCCAATTCGCGAACCGAAATTCCCTAAAATCATCCCCGCCATGACAACGCCGATCACCCCAGAACCGCCGAGTTCTTCAGTAATTAAATAAGTCCCGTAAGCGGAAACTAAGGTCAGCGATTGTTCGACTAAAGGCAAGTCAAACCGTTGGGTTAAAAAAGAAATTCCAAAACCGATTAAACTGCCAACTCCTACCCCAATGCCGACAAAACCGACAAATTCAGCCACCGTCCGCCGCAACTCAAAATCATCGGTTCCCAATGCCAATCCGACCAGCAAACTAAAGGCGACAACGGCAACACCATCGTTAAATAAGCTTTCCCCTTCCATGAGGGTCGAAAGTCGTTTGTCTACCCCTAATTCCCGAAATAAAGCAATCACTGAAACCGGATCGGTGGCGGACAGACTCGCCCCGAGTAATAAGGCTGTGGTGAGGGGAATCGCCGCCCATTGATTGAGGGCAAATGCGATGCCAAGAACGGAAATCACGACGCCGACGATCGCGTAAAGAACGACGGGAAATAAATCTCGTTTGAGATCGGGCCATCGCAGGTTCCAAGCCGCCTCGAATAGCAAGGGAGGCAGAAAAATGGAGAGAATTAATTCTGGGGAAAGATTGACAAGACGGACATCGACAAAGGCGAGGGCTAAACCGACAATAACTAAGAGTAAGGTATAGGGAATTTGCCGAACCCAACTAAAAATTTGTGGCAGGGTGGCAACGCTTAAGGAAACGGTGAGAACGAGTAAAAATCGTTCTAAGTTTTGCTGAATGAGGGCTTCGCCTGCAACAGTTTCGAGAGACATGAGTACGGTTTTAGGTTTTAGGTTTTAGATTTTAGATTCAAGTAAGGCAGAAGAATGGGGTGGGTAATAATTGCCCACTTTAGTCGCTATTTTATGATGGCAATTCAACGATCGCAGGATCTTCAGGTTTCAGTTGCCGTAGGGTCGAACAGTAGGGAAAAACCTAGGGGAAAACGGCTGTTTGCCCCTATTATTTGGTATCCCATGCATCCCATGCAACAGATTACAGCAGATTTACTGAAGACTTTTACAACATTGCAAAATCATCGCGATCGATCGCCCCAAATTCGATGTTATCGAGAGTCACTAAAATGCGATCGCCGGAACGAACGATCGCCCCCCGTTCGCTTTCAACGATCGCCAACATCTCAAAACTTATCCCAGATGATAATACCAGGCGATCGATCCCGTCTTCAAAATCGATAATGCGATCGCCTCCACTACTGTGTAACACGAAGCGATCGCTACCGTCGCCACCGCAGAAGATATCGGCCCCGAAATCGCCGAATAACCAATCATCGCCGCGATTTCCGAAGAGAATATCGTCATTTTGCCCGCCGTGGAGGGTGTCGTTTCCATTTCCTCCGATAAGGGTGTCCTCGCTTTCGTTTCCGTTGAGAAAGTCGTTCCCTTCCCCGCCGAATAACCAATCTCGACCGTCAGGGTCGCCAACGGTGGAATCGCTAACCCCACCGAAGACGGTATCATCGCCGTTATCCCCCATCAGGCGGTCATTTCCACGATCGCCCCAGATCAGATCGCCGTCTTTCCCTCCCCAGATCGAATCGTCGTCTCGTCCGCCGTAGAGACTATCGGATCCTTGATTGCCGTGGATCTCATCGTCGCCACGATTGCCGAAGATCAGATCGCGATCGTCGTCGTCGGCGGGCGATCGATCGCTGCCGACCCCGCCGAAAATGAGATCGTTGCCCAAATCTCCCCATAAAATATCGTTTCCGCGATCGCCGAACACTAAATCGTCATCTTTGCCGCCGTGGGCGCGATCGCTGCCAGATCCGCCATAAATCGTGTCATTACCTTCATTTCCATGAAGAATATCGTCCCCGGAACCCCCTTCGAGGCGATCGCGATCGATCGTATCTCCCACTGGGGTTTCGCTTCCCCGTCCCCCGCGAAGGATGTCATCCCCTTCGTCACCATATAAGTTATCGTCATTCCCCCGACCGAATAAGGCGTCATTACCGCTAAATCCAAATAAGCCATCGGCGCGATCGCTGCCCAAAATGACGTTATTTTCTTCATTTCCAAGGCGATCGGCTTCGGTTGAATTGGGAATAGGCGGTGTTATATTACTTAATGCTGCATTGAATTCAGTCTGTTCTACGCCGAACTCGCAATCACAACAGCGATCGCTGACAGGAAGGTTATTTTGGGGGGCGATCGGAATTTCTGGAGGATCGACAGTATTCAGATCCTCGATAACGGGATCTTCGTTAACTGGAGTTTCAATAACTGGAGTTTCGATAACCGGATCTTCGATAACCGGATCTTCGTTAACTGGAGTTTCAATAACTGGAGTTTCGATAACCGGATCTTCGATAACCGGATCTTCGGTAATCGGATCTTCGTTAACCGGATCTTCGATGACTGGAGTTTCAATAACGGGATCTTCGGTAACCGGATCTTCGTTAACTGGATCTTCGTTAACCGGATCTTCGGTAACCGGATCTTCAATAACCGGGTCTTCAATAACCGGATCTTCGTTAACCGGATCTTCGTTAACCGGGTCTTCAATAACCGGGTCTTCGATAACCGGATCTTCTTCTTCAAAATTGGGAGTAACCGTCACGCCAAACGTCTGACTGACGGCTTCCAGACCGTCGCTGGCGGTAATTTTAATACTGAATTCGCCGACATCTGCGGCGTCCGGCGTTCCGCTAAAGGTTCCACTGGAGGAGTCGAAACTCAACCAACTGGGTAAATCGGCGCCATTATTTAAGGTTGCAGTATAAACCAGATCGTCGCCGTCAATATCGTTAAAATGAGTGGCGGCGATCGCAAAACTCACTAAATCCCCTACAATCGCGGTGCGATCGCCGATCGCCTCGTCCACTGTTGGCGGGTCATTTTCCGGCGTCACCGTCAAATTTACCGTCGCGTCGTTATCGCTGAAGTCCTTACCGTCAGAGGCATTCCAGCTAAAGCTAGTGGTTCCGTTAAAGTCGGCATCCGGGGTAAATACCAACTTGGCGAGGTCGGAAGGGGCGATCGCACTTCCGGCGGTCACCTGCGCCCCTGCGAGGGTCAATATTCCGTTACTCGGTAAAGCCGTTATCGAAATTGCGGATAATTCGTCACTTTCCGTGTCACTAAATGCTGCAGTAAAGTCGGATTCGCTAAAGGCGATCGCCGTATCTTCCGATCCGGATAGGCTAATATTACTCAGAATCGGGGCATCATTAAGCGGGGCGATCGCGATCGTAAAGGTTCGAACCGTTGACGTATCCTCGCCGCCATTTGCCGTCCCGCCGTCATCCTGCAAGGTCACCGTCACCGTCGCCGTTCCCGACACATTCGCCGCCGGAGTATAAGTTAGAGTTCCCGTATCCGAGGCGATCGCGGGTAACGCCGCAAACAAACTATCGTTATCTGTCGTTAGATTAAACGTTAAGTTCTGACTGACTTCATCGCTACCACCCCCGGCAGAAATCGCACTTGCCCACCCAGTCACCGTTTGCGAACCCGCATCCTCGTCGATACTGAGATCGACCCCCGGGGTAAAACTCGGGGCGTCATTGACCCCATTGACCGTTACCGCCACCGTCGTTTCTACGAACTTTCCGCCCGTATCGGTTCCCCGCAAGGTGAGATTAGTGCTTCCACTGACATCGGCGGCGAAGTCGAGAGTGAGGGTTCCCGCCGTCGGATCGATATTCGTCGTGTCGAACAGTAGGGGATTACTATTGTTGATAATCGTATAAGTTAAATCTGGATCCGCATCTTCTACATCGTCAAAAGCAGCAAACAGATCGATCGCCTGATTCGCTGCATCTTCGTCAACGAGGATATCGGCGATCGCATTTGCCGTTGGCGGCGTATTCGTATCCACCAGGAAACTCCCCAAGCTGCCCGCATCGAGGGCGTTTCCGGTCGTGTCGGTCACTTCGCTGGCTTGAACTCGAACCGTGTAAGTTCCATCGTCGGTCACGTCCCAGGTTCCGTCGGGAGGGACGATTTGATAGGTTGCCGTAATCGGGGTATTGTTGCCCGTCGGCGTCGTACTTTGTAGGGTCGCCGCCCGATTTTCCCCCGTCGGCGTCACCACAATAATGTCATTATTATCTAAATTGCTGACATCGATCGCGCGATCGTCGCTATACTCGACCGTAAACGTGTAACTCGTCCCTCCAGCCACGGTCACATCGGCAGCCGTCAAATTCGCCATAGGAAGCGTAGTATCGATCGAACCCGGGGAAGCGATATCTAAGCCACTATTGCCGCCGAGGTTAGCACTTTCGTAAGCCGTTCCCGTTGCCGAAGTTGTGCCAATATTGTTTAACGCCCAGTTGCCCCCCGTATTATTATCTGCACTGAGATCGGTTAAATAGATCGACGATTCGCCACTCCCGGATAACGACGGCCAAGGTCCGGCATTATCGTAGTTTACCTCGTCAGTCGTTGTTGTAAAATCGCGACTATTGTAACTGGTTAAACTATCCCACAATCCGATGCGATCGCCATTATTCGCCAGGGCGGGCCAATCGGTAACTGGGATAAGATTGAGTCCGCTTCCCCACGCCGCCTCGAACGCCGCCGCCGTCAGATCTTCCGCATTATAAAGAATACCCGTTTGACCGGGGGCGATCGTCCCACTGGCAATATTCGCCGCCGCCAGAATGCCTAAATCATCGTCATCCAAGACAAACCCGGATAAATCAATCGGGGTCGTCCCGTCGTTATAAACCTCAATCCACTCCCAGTCATCCTCTACACTTTCGGGATTGTAAAGAATCTCAGAAATAATCAACGGTGGTAAATCGTTATCGACAATACTGGGATTGATGATACTTGACGCCGTACCATCAACAGTAATTGAAATTCCCCCATCTCCATAAACCGTATCGGTAGAGGTGACACTGTGGGTGAGAGTCCCCGTATGCGACCCCTCCCACACTAGATCGTCTACCGCCGTGACCGCAATCGTTTGCGGAATAAACCAATTCGCCGAAGTAAAGGTCACCGAATTGGTAGCATTCACTTCAGTATCCGACGCAACTTGTACCGTTACATCTGCTGTCGGTTGCGTCGTCAGGAGAATTTCGTACTCTTCCGTTAACGTTCCGTCTTCGTCTACGGTCACATCGCCATCAGTCCGAATTTGAACTTCCGGCGACCCGGTGACAATTTTGGAGACAAAAGCGTCATACCCCTCCATCCCAAATTGATTGGATGTTTGCAAAGCATTGGTGACTAAACCCAAATTAGATAAAGGAACTACGGGGAAGTCCGAAGAACTGGTTTCTCCAGTAACATAAGCATTTCCCGAACTATCGAGGGCAATACCGTAGGCGCGATCTTCACTCGTACCGCCGAGATAAGTAGAATAAGTTAAGGCAGTCGCATCGTTATTTAATTGGGCAACAAACCCATCGTCCCCGCCCCCAAAAACTTGTTGAATCGGACTATTTGTAAGGGTTGGCGGTAACAGAGGAAAATCATTACTTCGCGTATATCCAGTTAAGTAAGCATTACCGCTATCATCAACGGCGAGACTCTTCGGTCCGCGAACGTTGTCATTTCCCATTCCACCTAAATAGGTCGAATAGTCTAATGAAAAAACGGGCGTAACTCCCGTTTCGTTAAACTTCGCCACAAAAACATCAAACGTTCCACCGCCGTGGGTATCTTGTAATACTCCAGCCGTCGTTGGTAATGGAAGAGTTGCAGTGGTTCCCGACCCGGTAATCCCAGCTATGTAAATATTGCCAATGTCATCGACAACAATCCCGTAGCCTTCATCGGTATTACTTCCTCCGAAATAAGTCCCGTATTCAACATTCGTTCCCGCCGTATTTAATTTAACGATAAAGGCATCACTATTGCTGGTATTATCCCCTTGATTGATATTGACCTGTAAACCCGTCGAGGTCGCTGGGAAATCTGTATTAAAATCTGTTGCAGTCGAATAGGTTTCTCCAGTAATATAAACTTCCTCATTGCTATTAATAGCAATTCCCTGACCTTGATCGATGTGTTTTCCGCCAACATAGCGACTGTAGGCTAAAACTGCACCGGATGCTTTGATGCGGGCGACAAAAGCATCAACAGCGCCATTATTGGTATTATTGGCACTATTAAAATCTGTAGAATAAGTTTCTCCAGTAACGTAAGCATCGCCGTTACTGTCAACAACAATCCCCCGTCCGATATCTATGCTAGTACCGCCGAGATAAGTGCTGTAAGCTAATGTTCCTGTATTATCTAATTTTGTAATAAATACCTCGTTTGCATCAAAATTACCTCCAGCTTTTGCAGTTTGAAAAGCAGAAAGGGTAGGGAAATCTATTGAATTTGTACTGCCAGTAATATAAGCATTTCCCAAATTATCGACAGTAATATCCGTCCCTGCATCGATGGTGCTACCACCGATATAGGTGCTGTAAAGCAATCCCATTCCTGTCGGATTGAGTTTGGCAACAAATACATCTACAGCTTGATTTCCCCCAACGGTAGCGGGGAAATCGCTCGATAAAGTTGCCCCGGTGATGTAGGCATTTCCTGCATTATCTACGGCGATGCTGCTGCCGCCATCATCTCCCGTTCCCCCTAAATAGGTAGAGTATTCTAAGACCGGATCGATCGCCACGGCGTAAGCGGGATTGTAGGCGCCTAACTCAAAACCAATACGATTCTCGTCGAGTAATTTGTAGCGACTTTCAACTTCGACGATTTCGCCGTTAATATACTGATAACTGAAGGGAGCATCTTCGATAAATTCTCCGTACTCAGTGGTTAAAATTAAGTCTCCTTCTTCGTCAATCTCGATGTTTTCGATGCCGCTATAGTCAATTTGAATTAAATTGGGATCGACCCCAGCATCGACAATAAAATCGCGCTTTAAATTTCCTGCCGTACCGCGATAAACTAAATCAATTCCCGGATATAAATCTTGATAGACTATGCCGCCATAAGTGGGAACATTTGTCAACCATTTTTCCGGGTCGTTGCCGTAGAAAAAGTTGGCCACTCCTTCTAATTCTTGCAATCCGGTAATTTCAGGATTGGGATTGGCCCCGAGAAACTGCATTTCCACGGTGGAGGAAACCGTTTCACTTTCGAGTTGATTGATGCTATTGAAAACAATTTCGTCGGGGGTGAAAAAAATATTGACCCCATCGTGGCGGAGGTTAAATGCAACTTCTGCATCGGTCTGGCCGACATTGGGAATAAAGCTGAGGGGAAGTGCGGTTTGAGAGGGGGAATTCGATTCGCTGTCGGAGGGAAGCGGAACGAGGTGATTTTGCATGAGTTTGGCGGTAGGTAGAGCAAATGAGAGCGACAATTGACGGATTGCCGCTCGCCTATAATGATTGATGTAGCTGCGATCGCCCATGTACAATTAAAATTGTACCCAAATTAGACGCACGATCGCGATAATAAGTTTCATCTGAGACAATTTACCAATTACGCCAACGCAAACAGGTGGTTTGTGTTTTTCTATGAGGTTTCAATGAGCAACAGTCATCATTCTCAAACCTATGAAGGGGGTTGTCACTGCGGTGCAATCCGCTTTCGGGTTGTGGTGAACCGACATGAGGCGGTGGATTGCAACTGTTCGATTTGCACGAAAAAGGGCTTTTTACATTTAATCCTCCCTCGCGAACAATTTACTTTATTGCGCGGAGAAGAGATGTTGGCAACTTATACGTTTAACACGGAAATCGCAAAGCACACATTTTGTAAAACATGTGGCATCCACCCCTTTTATATTCCGCGATCGCACCCGGATCGATTTGATGTGAACGTCCGGTGTTTGGATGGAAATGTTATCTCGAAATTTAAGATCGTTCCCTTCAATGGCCAAAATTGGGAAGAAAATGTCGAAAGCATCCGCGAGTGAGTGTCCTCAATCCAAAGCTCAAGCTAAAATCTAACATCTAAAATCTAAACTCTAAACATCTAAAATCCCTCTCATTCGCCTCCAGCCATGGCTAAAATTTGCCAGTCGCCCTCGACTTTACCGAATAAGATCTGATAATCCAAGGGTGTATAAACATATTGGTTATAGATATATCCCCGGCGATCGCCCGCCAAGATCACGGGAGTCCAGCCGTCGATGGGGTCGATTTCGCCGCCGGAAGCTTGCTGCATGTTCTCGGCTTGCTCACGATCGCGCGTGACGACGGCATTAGAGACACTGGCGATCGCCTCACTTTCTAACGTCGGTTGCGATCGCACGTTGACATTCTCGCCGACGACGATCGCCTGTTCCGACTGCCACGAAACCCTCTCCACCTCTTCCGGTGGGGGAAACTGGCTGACGAACGTCTGCACCACATTCGGACAGACCCAAATTTGAGTATCCGCATCGACGCGATCGAAAGTCGGGGGATTCTCCGCCGGAGAACAGCCGACATCGATCGCCTTTTGTAACTGAGCCCAAAACCAACTGTCGGACTCCTCTAAATTAAGGGCATCGCGCGATCTCGGCACCGAAAACCCGATCGGTAACTGTTCCGGTAACACCGATTCGACAAAAGTGCGATCGCGCTGTGCGACCGCCGCACGCAAGCGCTGACGAAACTCGTAAAAGTCGCTCCCCGGTTCGGCATCGTCTTCTAAGGCGATCGTGCGATCGGTTTGGGAGTCCTGCGTCGAGACCACCTCGGCACCGTTCCCCCGGTGAATCAAGCGTTGCACCTTCCCCGAAGTCCCCGTAGACGAGCGAATCGCCGCCGCCAATCCCGCACCGAGTCCCAATCCCGCGATCGCCACTACTAGCGTCAGTCCCTGTACTTTGTTCATTTTCCCTTTGCCTCGACTCGCCGCGTTCGCTTAGCGTCTCCCCAGGAGGATCGCCCCCATCCAAATCGCCCTTATTGTAACAAC from Oxynema aestuarii AP17 harbors:
- a CDS encoding glycosyl hydrolase family 57, whose product is MVISTPLSPNLPTLDELVDGLPNICGWENEVSRVVNHDDPIFLGDTNIKLDRINSGFAIALHMHQPTIPAGADGEPICNLQYMFEHPGEGDNHNAEPFAWCYSRMGQFIPELVAEGYNPRVMLDYSGNLLWGLRQMGRDDVLDNLKRITCDRAYQPYVEWLGTMWGHGVVPSNPIPDIKLHIQAWQHHFAAIFGWDALRRVKGFSPPEMHLPNHPDTLYEYVKALKECGYRWLLVQEHSVETPEGHGLGYKHIPYRLVARNSNGETTSITALIKTQGSDTKLVAQMQPYYEAKGLSRQQIGNVSVPPLVSQIGDGENGGVMMNEFPDGFKQAIYDIGKNEGGSSGTVALNGTEYLELIEAAGCSPEDYPICQPVGQHKIWQKVDPDKATSEAIEAAIAEIKQHDHNFHVEGASWTNHISWVQGYENVLGPMNELSALFHEKIDPIYSESLTRERRYREALLYNMLVQTSCFRYWGQGTWTDYARELYRRGKEILQRDF
- a CDS encoding Na+/H+ antiporter, producing the protein MSLETVAGEALIQQNLERFLLVLTVSLSVATLPQIFSWVRQIPYTLLLVIVGLALAFVDVRLVNLSPELILSIFLPPLLFEAAWNLRWPDLKRDLFPVVLYAIVGVVISVLGIAFALNQWAAIPLTTALLLGASLSATDPVSVIALFRELGVDKRLSTLMEGESLFNDGVAVVAFSLLVGLALGTDDFELRRTVAEFVGFVGIGVGVGSLIGFGISFLTQRFDLPLVEQSLTLVSAYGTYLITEELGGSGVIGVVMAGMILGNFGSRIGMNPRTRLIVTEFWEFLAFFVNSIVFLLIGDQIQFASLGNNLDTIAITIAAVAVTRAVSIYLLGGFSNWVVESNINWQERTVLWWGGLRGSVSIALALSVPIILDAREEIIATVFGVVLFTLLVQGLTTKPLLKALNLLGEQSQKQQYLEAIARRIALTRVLERLEEEKRRPDIDPEYYRYQKSLVEGQIKELEREIEELRSQEPDLQEFVREKFREELLAIEADTYAEFVRSGRLNRELAPFLQDVIQEEKT
- a CDS encoding calcium-binding protein encodes the protein MGSDRADGLFGFSGNDALFGRGNDDNLYGDEGDDILRGGRGSETPVGDTIDRDRLEGGSGDDILHGNEGNDTIYGGSGSDRAHGGKDDDLVFGDRGNDILWGDLGNDLIFGGVGSDRSPADDDDRDLIFGNRGDDEIHGNQGSDSLYGGRDDDSIWGGKDGDLIWGDRGNDRLMGDNGDDTVFGGVSDSTVGDPDGRDWLFGGEGNDFLNGNESEDTLIGGNGNDTLHGGQNDDILFGNRGDDWLFGDFGADIFCGGDGSDRFVLHSSGGDRIIDFEDGIDRLVLSSGISFEMLAIVESERGAIVRSGDRILVTLDNIEFGAIDRDDFAML
- a CDS encoding pentapeptide repeat-containing protein yields the protein MTGVSITGSSVTGSSLTGSSLTGSSVTGSSITGSSITGSSLTGSSLTGSSITGSSITGSSSSKLGVTVTPNV
- a CDS encoding GFA family protein is translated as MSNSHHSQTYEGGCHCGAIRFRVVVNRHEAVDCNCSICTKKGFLHLILPREQFTLLRGEEMLATYTFNTEIAKHTFCKTCGIHPFYIPRSHPDRFDVNVRCLDGNVISKFKIVPFNGQNWEENVESIRE
- a CDS encoding SH3 domain-containing protein, with the protein product MNKVQGLTLVVAIAGLGLGAGLAAAIRSSTGTSGKVQRLIHRGNGAEVVSTQDSQTDRTIALEDDAEPGSDFYEFRQRLRAAVAQRDRTFVESVLPEQLPIGFSVPRSRDALNLEESDSWFWAQLQKAIDVGCSPAENPPTFDRVDADTQIWVCPNVVQTFVSQFPPPEEVERVSWQSEQAIVVGENVNVRSQPTLESEAIASVSNAVVTRDREQAENMQQASGGEIDPIDGWTPVILAGDRRGYIYNQYVYTPLDYQILFGKVEGDWQILAMAGGE